Genomic segment of Myxococcus stipitatus:
AGGGCGAGCCGGTGGAGCTGTCGTTCTCGCTGCCCGACTCGGGGGAGCACATCCGCGCCTGGGGGGATGTGCGGTGGCGTCATGAGACGGCCGGCTCGGTGACGGCGCTCGGCGTCTTCCTGCACTCGTTCGAGGACTCGGACGGGGTGAAGCTGGCGCGCTACCTGGCCACCGCCCGGCTGCAGGTCGTGGTGGCGTTCGCCAGCGAGGACGAGGCCCAGGGGATTCGCGCGGCGCTGGAGGGGCAGGCCGTGCCGCACTTCGCCGCGAGCGCGGAGGAGGCGCGGGTGCTGCTCGCGCGCGGCGACGCGGCGGCGCTGCTCGTGTGTGGACGCGACGAGGCTCGTGCCCTGGCGCTGGTGGAGACGTTCGCCGACGCGGACGAGGCCGCGGACCTGGCCAGCGGGGGCCCTGCCTCCGACCTGGCCTCTCGAATCATCTACTGCGCACCCGCCGCGCCGGAGCGACTGGTGGCGCTGTTCAACGCGGGCCTCGTGTTTCGCGCGCTCGGCCCGGCCGCGTCGCCGGAGGCGGTGCGGCAGGCGGTGCTGCAAGCGGGCCGCGAGCGAGGCGTGCGCACCGAGCAGTGGCGCATGGCCCTGGAGCTCGAGCGCACCCTCTTGCGAGAGCGCGCCCTGGCGGCGGAAGGCGCCCCGAAGGAGCCCGGCCCGCGAGGCGAGGAGGACGTGGGCCTGCGCAGCGTCGCCATGCAGCGGGTGATGGAGATGGTGCGGCTGGTGGCCCCGCATCGCGTGGCGGTGCTGCTGCAGGGCGAGACGGGCACGGGCAAGGAGGTGCTCGCGCGCAGCCTGCACCGGCTGAGTGGACGTGGAGAGCTGCCGCTCGTGGTGCAGGACTGCGGAGCGCTCACGGAGACGCTGCTGGAGAGCGAGCTGTTCGGCCACGTGCGAGGGGCCTTCACCAACGCGGTGGCGGACCACCCGGGGCTCTTCGTCCTGGCCAACGGCGGCACCATCTTCCTGGACGAAATCGAGAACACCACCCCGAACCTCCAGGCCAAGCTGCTGCGCGTGCTGGAGACGGGGGACATCCGCCCGGTGGGCGGCACGCAGGTGCGCCACGTGGACGTGCGCGTGCTGGCCGCGAGCAACCGGGACCTGGGCGAGGAGGTGCGCAGCGGTCGCTTCCGCGCGGACCTCTTCTACCGGCTCAACAGCTTCACCATCGACATCCCCCCGCTGCGCGAGCGCCCCGAGGACGTGCCGGAGCTGGCGCGCTTCTTCCTGCTGCACTTCAACCGCGTGCTGCGCCGCTCGGCGAGTGGCATGTCCCAGGAGGTGGAGGACATGCTGCGCGCGTACCCGTGGCCGGGGAATGTGCGCGAGCTGCGCAACGTGATGGAGCGCGCGGTGCTGCTGTCGCGCCCGGGCGAGGTGGTGTCGCGCCGGCTGCTGCCGCCGGGCCTGGTGTCCACGTCACCGGCGCGCAACGAGCTGTCGGGAGACGGCTCATTGCGCGCGCGGCTGGAGCGGGTGGAGCGCGAGCTCATCCGCGAGGCACTGGAGCGGCACGGCGGCGTGCTGCGGCGCGCGGCCGTGGCGCTGGGCATGGACCCGGTGACGCTGGGCCGGAGGGCCCGGCGCCATGGGCTGTGGAAGCAGGACTGAGGCTCCGCGCGCTCGGACTCAGTGCGCGCGAATCCACTGCAGGATGGGGCGCCACACGCGCGTCCTGGCGCTGTCCGCGAGGAAGAGGTCCGCGTGCCCGAAGTCGAGCGCGCGCGACGCGGGAGGCAGGTCCCTCACGACGAGCGAGGTGACATCCCGGCTGCCCAGCAGCGTGGTGGAGTACACGCCGTACTCACCCACGCCGCCGCCCGCGCCCACGTAGAACACCGGCACCGTCACGTCGCGCAGCCGGTCGTCGTACGGCACGTCCTCGCCGCACAGCCACGCCTCTGACTCCACCACCTCGTTGATGCTCTGGTAGGGCGCCGCGGTCTGCGCGTACTCGTGGAGGTAGCCCTCCACCGTATAGGTGAGGCTGCCCGGCAGGCCCGAGGCATCGGGGACTCCCGCCAGCAGGTGGTAGTTGGGCGTGAGCGGGTCCAGCGGCTTCATGATGGCGCCCGTGGCCGCCGCGGCGACGATGGCGACGCGCCGGTTGGTGGGGCGGCCCGTGCCGGGACCGAAGATGTCATCCGGCATGATGGGGGAAGGCTCGTTGGGCGCGGTGGCCGCGAGCTTGCCGATGGCCTGGAGCCCCACGCCCGGCGCCACGCCCAGCAGTCCCCCTTCCGGGCCATAAAGCGCGCGGCGCAGCTTCAGCGCCTCATAGCGCGAGCACGCCCAGGCCTGCTGCTGCGCGTGCTCGGGCGCGAAGCGCACCGGCATGTCCATGGGGATGAAGCCATCCACCTGACGCCGGCCGCGCGGCAATTGCGCCTCCGCGTTGAGATAGGCATGGGCGACGTGGGAGCCTCGGCTCCAACCCAACAGGTTCATCTTGCCGAAGGCGCCGCCCGCGAGCCGCAGCCCGCGCGCCAGCCGCAGGCCCGTGCCCACGTCCTGGGCATGGGTCCCCAGGTTCCACTCCGACATGAACGAGAACTCCTGCGTCGCCGCGGGCACGCCCACCCAGCGCAGGTCGATACCCCACACGTCCAGGCCCTCCTGCGCGAAGTACGCGGCGATGGACTGACGCCGGGGGACCTGCTCGGAGTCCACGCTGGAGAGGAAGGCCTGCTCGAAGCCCCACGCATCCCCATGCACCATGAAGATGGCATCGCCCGTCTTGTTGGGAGTCCAGGCCGCGCTCTCCTTCACCACGCGGTGGATGACGATGGTGTCGTGGACCCGGGGCCCCACCTGCAGCTTGAAGCGGTAGTGCGCGACATCACCAAACAGCACCTGGCGCGTCGCCCACCGGGGCAGGGCCCTGTCCGCGCCACCCGACAGCGCGGCGGATGTCTCTCCCGTCGCGAGTGCTGCCTCCGCGCTGTCGCGTAATTCCTCCGCGCTGGACGGAGGCTCGGAAATTCCACAACCCAACGACAGAAATGTCAGGCAGACAGTGAGGCGGAACCACGTACGCATAGGAACCTCGAATCGAAGAAGAGGGGTTCGGAAAAGCCCGTGTCACCCATTGAGCAGAATCCAAGCCAGAGTCTGAACGCTTGAGACTCGCGGAAGAGCTTCTATCCATGGACTCCACGCTTGAAGTCCACTTTGAAGCAACCGTCTGACATTCCTGGCGGGTGTGGTGCGGAGGACCCCACTTCACGACTGAAGCAGGCGCATCACGGATGTGGTGTCACGGGGGCGGCGGACGTCAGGGAGGAGCGCGCGGAGTGGGCATGCGGGGGAGATTCACGAGGATGTGATTGCGAGCGGGGATGTCCGACTCACCTGAAAGGAGACGTTCGAATCGCTTTCGGGAGGACATTCCCTGGATGAGAGGGGGAGTGGTGAACAGGTGGGGGGTGGTTGCCCCTCCCGGGTCTTGGTTCGAGAGCCCACATCGACGGGACCTGGGAGGGCAGAGGTCACCGCGTGGGACGCGGGCCGTGGCGCTTCGCGGGGAGAAAGTGGAGGCGTCATGGTGGAGCCCCGTTTCGAGCGCAACCTGGGTGTCATCGGTCCGGATGTGATGCAGCGGCTGGCCCGCACGCACGTGCTCGTCGCCGGCGTGGGAGGCGCCGGTGGGCAGTGCGCGGTGGACCTGGTCCGGCTGGGTCTGGGGTGCCTGACGCTGGCGGACTTCGATACGTACGAGCGTCACAACATGAACCGGCAGGTGGGCTGTTTTGAAAGCACGCTGGGGCAATCCAAGGTGGAGGTCGTGGGGCGGATGTGTCTGGACATCCACCCGTCGCTGCGGCTGCGGCGGGTGATGGAGGGCGTCACGGCCGCCAACGTGGAGACGGTGCTCGACGGTGGCGAGGGACTTCCTCCGGTGGACTACGTGGTGGAGGTCATCGACATCGCGGGGGGGAGCGCCAAGCAGGCCCTCCACCGCGCCTGCCGCGCGAGGGGTATCCCCGCGATGACGGGGCTGATGCTGGGCTTCGGCGCGGCGTTGCATGTCTTCCAACCGGATGCACCGCTGTACGAAGAGCTCTACATCCTCCCGGATGGCCGCGTGGATCTGCCGGCCATCATTCCTCACCTGGGCAGCTATCTGCTCCAGGACGCCATGGAGTCCTGCTACGCGGGGCGGGGGCACGCGCCCACGTGTGTCGTGGGCGCCACCACCGCGGCCGGGATGATGGTCAGCGAGTTGATGCGCGGGGTGATGCTGGGGGCTCGGGCCATGGTGTCCTGGCCGGAGTACCTCTACGTGGACTTGTTCGACCACCGCTATGTGCGAGCCGCCGCGGGCAGGACGTCGGTGCCGGCGCGCCAGCCCGCGTGAGCCCGGGCCGGCGCGCCCTCGCCGCCGTCACACGACGCCGCGCTTGCGCGCCTCCTCGATGACCTTCGGCCCATCCACGCCCAGGCTGTGGGTGAGCAGCGGCGCCACCTGCTCGGCGCGCTGATGGACGCGCTGGAGCGTCTCGTCATGGGTGCGCGTGATGATGTTGATGCCCGCGATGATGACGCGCTGGAGGTTGTACTGGAGGTCGTTGCCCTCGACGATGGCGTGGATCTCCGTGAAGAGCGGCCGCGCGTCGGATTGGAAGGCGGAGAGGTTGTTGCGCTGCTCGGTGTTGGGCACGGCGGAGCGCGAGGACAGGCTCGCCACCAGCACCAGGGGTGGTTTGAGCCGCTCGTGGGTCTCTCTCATCTCCTCGAAGACCGCCTGGATATCCTCTCGATTGGGAGGCGACTCCCAGCGCAGGAAGAAGACGCGGTCGATGAGGGCTGTCTTGTAGACGGTTGTCGCCATGGCGAGCTGCCGCTCCTTCGCAGTACCGGTGGTCCCGGGGCCGTTTCACCGCGTGAGGCTGGGCGGTGCCGGGCGGTCTGCTGGCCCATCCTGGGATCATCTCGCCTTCGCGGAAGCGGCCTGCCGGGGCGGGCATCACCCGGCGGACAATGGACCGCCTCCGCGTCTCCCGGAGTGTCCGCGCGCGGCGCTTTTCGCGCGGGCGGGTGTCGCGTGGTGGACGGCAACAAAAAGGCCCCCGCCGGGTGGGCGGGGGCCTGGGACTTCAGCGCGGGCGCCTTCGGAAGGAAGGGCCGGCGGGGACGGTCAGTTGCCGGAGATGGTGACCTCGTCGACCTTGGCGGCGGTGATGGCCTCCTCGGTGAAGACGATGGGGCGCCACTGCTTGTTGGAGAAGAGCTCCGTCTGGTCCGCGAAGTACGGCGAGGCCTTGTCGCTGGACTGGCTGTAGGTGAGCACCGCGCGGCCATTGACGCCCTTCTCGGTGAACTCCATGGCCATGATGAAGCTGCTGCCGTTGTTGATGACGTAGCCGGCGTCGGTCAGGTTGGTGCGGCTGTTGATGAGGTTCGTGCCGCGCACCGCGCTGAAGTCCGAGTCAGGCGTGGTGGACTTGAGCGTGCCCCAGGAGACGATGTTGGCCGTGCCGTCGTAGGCGCCGCCGCCGTGGATGGGGATGCGCTTGCCGTCCACGCGGGTGCTGT
This window contains:
- a CDS encoding sigma 54-interacting transcriptional regulator, translating into MTRPVTAYAPRSERKPLYVKVVTQPALAGCWAVNISETGIGLIATPRGPQEGPREGEPVELSFSLPDSGEHIRAWGDVRWRHETAGSVTALGVFLHSFEDSDGVKLARYLATARLQVVVAFASEDEAQGIRAALEGQAVPHFAASAEEARVLLARGDAAALLVCGRDEARALALVETFADADEAADLASGGPASDLASRIIYCAPAAPERLVALFNAGLVFRALGPAASPEAVRQAVLQAGRERGVRTEQWRMALELERTLLRERALAAEGAPKEPGPRGEEDVGLRSVAMQRVMEMVRLVAPHRVAVLLQGETGTGKEVLARSLHRLSGRGELPLVVQDCGALTETLLESELFGHVRGAFTNAVADHPGLFVLANGGTIFLDEIENTTPNLQAKLLRVLETGDIRPVGGTQVRHVDVRVLAASNRDLGEEVRSGRFRADLFYRLNSFTIDIPPLRERPEDVPELARFFLLHFNRVLRRSASGMSQEVEDMLRAYPWPGNVRELRNVMERAVLLSRPGEVVSRRLLPPGLVSTSPARNELSGDGSLRARLERVERELIREALERHGGVLRRAAVALGMDPVTLGRRARRHGLWKQD
- a CDS encoding ThiF family adenylyltransferase, whose product is MVEPRFERNLGVIGPDVMQRLARTHVLVAGVGGAGGQCAVDLVRLGLGCLTLADFDTYERHNMNRQVGCFESTLGQSKVEVVGRMCLDIHPSLRLRRVMEGVTAANVETVLDGGEGLPPVDYVVEVIDIAGGSAKQALHRACRARGIPAMTGLMLGFGAALHVFQPDAPLYEELYILPDGRVDLPAIIPHLGSYLLQDAMESCYAGRGHAPTCVVGATTAAGMMVSELMRGVMLGARAMVSWPEYLYVDLFDHRYVRAAAGRTSVPARQPA